From a single Loxodonta africana isolate mLoxAfr1 chromosome 9, mLoxAfr1.hap2, whole genome shotgun sequence genomic region:
- the MAMDC4 gene encoding apical endosomal glycoprotein, with translation MEGPRRIQCLYLTFVCRGWSVYPRQVAPVQRLGSALGSLESSASPCAALCDLPCTAGRLRSRQVGLDPGRGSLGIYSRMWVLSSVSRGDREGRGASGVCGAQLHTTLALLMGELSALHLGRGSRARGLGLTARKRQELCPPTSPRQGGWRQTWRVPSQVPGWVAGEGDLATYRCTLGPSHSPQLLTWQHYGVLLPSPVTSHATWLPLPAGSLGWAWVPNYCGSPWEAMCNFVCDCMDCWDELQCGFHGAAPALGIPFTCDFEQDSCGWQDVSTSGYSWLRDRAGASLEWPGARTDHTLGTDLGWYVAVDTHRGKEASTAALRSPTLHEAAATCQIKLWFHAAAGDMAELRLELTHGTETLTLWRSSGPWGPGWQELAVATGRIRGDFRVSWGWPGQAMPSWAVGGQAGPGLGPKAFCFPKVTFSATRNATHRGAVALDDVEFQNCGLPTPRASCPLGQHHCRNKACVEPHQLCDGEDNCGDRSDEDPDTCSHHTATDFETGLGLWNQSEGWSWDHSTGGLEHPAWPRRDHSQNSAKGSFLISVAKPSAPAILSSPEFQASGTYHCTLVFYYYLHGSEAGSLQLFLQSQDPGAPQTPILLRSRRGDLGDIWVRDQVDVQSMHPFRILLIGQTGPGGVVGLDDLILSDRCAPVLEPSALQTLPPQPQDSCEPEHLSCGDLCVPLEQLCDFQQQCAGGEDELQCGTTDFESTAGGWEDASVGQLQWQRLAAQESGSPAGHFLSLQKAWGQLVAAASVLTPPLGPSGPACELHMAYYFQSHPQEISCNFERDMCGWHAGHLAGTRWHRVKSSGPGYDHTTGRGHFMLLDPAEPLARGPSAQLLTGFQMPAGPTECLSFWYHLHGPQIGTLLLAMRQEGAVEMALWSRSGSHGNRWHQAWATLTHQPGFKYQLLFEGLRDGFQGTMGLDDVTVRPGPCWAPRRCSFEDSACGFSTGGQGLWRRQTNATGQAVRGPWADHTTETPQGHYMVVNMSPQALSHGHVATLTSEEHGPLAQPACLTFWYHLSLQSPGTLRVHVEEGERHQVLSISAHGGLAWRLGSIDVQAERAWRVVFEAEAAGVEHAYIAVDDLFLEDGPCPRPASCDFESGLCGWSHLPWPSLGGYSWDWSSGATPSRYLQPSVDHTLGTEAGHFAFFETSVLGPGGRAAWLRSEPLPATEGSCLRFWYHMGFPEHFYKGELRVLLSSARGQLAVWGADRHQRHQWLQGQVEVANPEEFQVIFEATLGGQPTLGPIALDDVEFLAGQPCHVPAPSQGDRPVPVSVPVVVSGALLFLLLLGLLGLVGRRWLQKRGCCPLLGRRETGAAPPGFDNVLFNADCVTLPTPPITSDP, from the exons ATGGAGGGCCCTCGGAGGATCCAGTGCCTGTACCTGACATTCGTTTGCCGTGGGTGGTCAGTGTACCCTCGGCAGGTAGCACCGGTCCAAAGGCTGGGTTCTGCGCTGGGCTCACTGGAGTCCTCAGCCAGCCCTTGTGCAGCGCTGTGTGACCTGCCttgtacag CTGGGCGTCTGAGGAGCAGGCAGGTGGGGTTGGACCCTGGCCGGGGCTCCCTGGGCATTTATAGCCGGATGTGGGTGTTGAGCAGTGTCAGCAGGGGCGATCGAGAGGGCAGGGGAGCCTCAGGCGTCTGTGGGGCCCAACTCCACA CCACCCTGGCCCTGCTCATGGGTGAGCTGTCGGCCCTCCACCTGGGCAGGGGCTCGCGGGCTCGGGGACTGGGCCTTACTGCCAGGAAGAGGCAGGAGCTCTGCCCTCCCACCTCTCCAAGACAAGGGGGCTGGAGGCAGACCTGGAGGGTGCCCtcccaggtccctgggtgggtgGCTGGGGAGGGAGACTTGGCCACCTACAGATGCACCTTGGGGCCTTCCCACAGCCCCCAGCTCCTAACTTGGCAGCACTATGGGGTCCTGCTGCCTTCCCCGGTCACGTCCCACG CCACCTGGCTCCCTCTGCCAGCAGGGTCCCTGGGCTGGGCCTGGGTCCCCAACTACTGTGGGAGCCCCTGGGAAGCCATGTGCAACTTTGTGTGTGACTGCATGGACTGCTGGGACGAGCTCCAGTGTG GTTTCCACGGGGCCGCTCCTGCCCTGGGCATCCCATTCACCTGTGACTTTGAGCAGGACTCTTGCGGCTGGCAGGACGTCAGCACCTCGGGCTACAGCTGGCTTCGGGACCGGGCAGGTGCCTCACTAGAGTGGCCTGGGGCACGCACGGACCACACTCTCGGCACTGACCTGG GCTGGTATGTGGCTGTCGACACCCACCGCGGGAAGGAGGCGTCCACAGCAGCCCTGCGCTCACCCACCCTGCATGAGGCTGCCGCCACCTGCCAGATCAAGCTCTGGTTCCATGCAGCCGCAGGAG ATATGGCTGAACTGaggctggagctgacccatggcaCCGAGACTCTGACCCTGTGGCGGAGCTCAGGGCCCTGGGGCCCCGGTTGGCAGGAGTTGGCAGTGGCCACAGGTCGCATCCGGGGCGATTTCCGGGTGAGCTGGGGGTGGCCTGGACAGGCGATGCCCTCCTGGGCAGTGGGCGGTCAGGCTGGGCCGGGCTTAGGCCCTAAGGCTTTCTGCTTTCCTAAGGTCACCTTCTCTGCCACCCGAAATGCCACCCACAGAGGCGCGGTGGCCTTGGACGATGTGGAGTTCCAGAACTGTGGGCTGCCCA cccccagggCCAGCTGCCCACTGGGTCAGCACCACTGCCGAAACAAGGCTTGCGTGGAGCCCCACCAGCTGTGCGACGGGGAGGACAACTGCGGGGACCGCTCGGATGAGGACCCGGACACCTGCA GTCACCACACAGCCACTGACTTTGAGACGGGCCTGGGTCTGTGGAATCAGTCAGAGGGGTGGTCCTGGGATCACAGCACCGGAGGCCTCGAGCACCCCGCCTGGCCGCGCCGAGACCACAGCCAGAACAGTGCAAAGG GCTCCTTCCTGATCTCCGTGGCCAAGCCCAGCGCCCCCGCCATCCTCTCCAGCCCCGAGTTCCAAGCCTCTGGTACCTACCACTGCACG TTGGTCTTCTACTATTACCTGCATGGGTCTGAGGCTGGCAGCCTCCAGTTATTCCTGCAGTCTCAGGACCCTGGGGCCCCCCAGACCCCCATCCTGCTGCGGAGCCGCCGTGGGGACCTGGGGGACATCTGGGTCCGTGACCAGGTGGACGTCCAGAGCATGCACCCCTTCCGG ATCCTGCTGATCGGGCAGACGGGCCCAGGGGGCGTCGTGGGCCTGGACGACCTCATCCTGTCAGACCGCTGCGCCCCAGTACTGG AGCCATCTGCCCTGCAGACGCTGCCCCCACAGCCCCAGGACTCCTGCGAGCCAGAACACCTCTCCTGTGGGGACCTGTGTGTGCCCCTCGAGCAGCTGTGTGACTTCCAGCAGCAATGTGCAGGAGGAGAGGACGAACTGCAGTGCG GCACCACGGACTTTGAGTCCACAGCAGGGGGCTGGGAGGATGCCAGCGTGGGGCAGCTGCAGTGGCAACGACTGGCGGCCCAGGAGAGTGGGAGCCCTGCCG GGCACTTCCTGTCCctgcagaaggcctgggggcaACTGGTGGCTGCAGCCAGCGTGCTCACGCCACCCCTGGGCCCCTCAGGCCCCGCCTGTGAGCTCCACATGGCCTACTACTTCCAGAGTCACCCGCAAG agatcTCCTGTAACTTCGAGAGGGACATGTGCGGCTGGCATGCTGGTCACCTCGCAGGCACCCGTTGGCACAGGGTCAAGAGCAGCGGCCCTGGTTATGACCACACTACTGGCCGGG GCCACTTCATGCTCCTTGACCCCGCTGAGCCCCTGGCCCGAGGCCCCAGTGCCCAACTGCTCACCGGGTTCCAGATGCCGGCAGGACCGACAGAGTGCCTGTCCTTCTGGTACCACCTCCACGGGCCCCAGATTG GGACGCTGCTCCTGGCCATGCGGCAGGAAGGGGCAGTGGAGATGGCCCTGTGGTCACGCTCAGGCTCCCATGGCAACCGGTGGCACCAGGCCTGGGCCACCCTCACCCACCAGCCTGGCTTCAAGTACCAG CTGCTGTTTGAGGGCCTGCGGGACGGCTTCCAGGGCACCATGGGGTTAGACGATGTCACCGTGCGGCCTGGTCCCTGCTGGGCCCCCAGGCGCTGCTCCTTTGAGGATTCGGCCTGTGGCTTCTCCACGGGCGGCCAGGGCCTCTGGAGGCGCCAGACCAATGCCACAGGCCAGGCTGTGCGGGGCCCCTGGGCAGATCACACCACTGAGACACCACAAG GGCACTACATGGTGGTGAACATGAGCCCCCAGGCCCTGTCCCATGGCCACGTGGCCACCCTGACCTCGGAGGAGCACGGGCCCCTGGCCCAGCCAGCCTGCCTGACTTTCTGGTATCACCTGAGCCTCCAAAGCCCAG GCACTCTGAGGGTCCACGTGGAAGAGGGTGAGCGGCACCAGGTGCTCAGCATCAGTGCTCATGGCGGGCTGGCCTGGCGCTTGGGCAGCATCGATGTGCAGGCTGAGCGGGCCTGGAGG GTGGTGTTTGAGGCGGAGGCCGCGGGTGTGGAGCACGCGTACATTGCGGTGGATGATCTGTTTCTTGAGGACGGGCCCTGCCCTCGGCCAG CATCCTGTGACTTTGAGTCTGGCCTGTGTGGCTGGAGCCACCTGCCCTGGCCCAGCCTCGGCGGGTACAGCTGGGATTGGAGCAGCGGGGCCACGCCCTCCCGGTACCTCCAGCCCTCCGTGGACCACACCCTGGGCACCGAGGCAG GCCACTTTGCCTTCTTTGAAACCAGCGTGCTGGGCCCAGGGGGCCGGGCAGCCTGGCTGCGCAGTGAGCCACTCCCTGCCACCGAGGGCTCCTGCCTCCGCTTCTGGTACCACATGGGCTTCCCTGAGCACTTCT ACAAGGGGGAGCTAAGAGTACTACTGAGCAGCGCCCGGGGGCAGCTGGCTGTTTGGGGTGCAGACCGGCATCAGCGGCACCAGTGGCTGCAAGGCCAGGTGGAGGTGGCCAACCCTGAGGAGTTCCAG GTCATATTTGAAGCCACTCTGGGTGGCCAGCCGACCCTAGGACCCATTGCCCTGGATGACGTAGAGTTCCTGGCTGGGCAGCCCTGCCACGTGCCTGCACCCAGCCAGG GGGACAGGCCCGTGCCCGTGTCAGTGCCTGTCGTGGTCAGTGGCGCCCTCCTCTTCCTGCTGCTCCTGGGGCTGCTTGGACTTGTGGGGCGGCGCTGGCTCCAGAAGAGAGGGTGCTGCCCTTTATTGGGACGCCGGGAGACTGGGGCAGCACCGCCAGGCTTCGACAATGTTCTCTTCAATGCG GACTGCGTCACGCTCCCTACACCGCCCATCACCAGCGACCCGTAG
- the PHPT1 gene encoding 14 kDa phosphohistidine phosphatase — MAAADLSEIPDVDIDSDGVFKYVLIRVHSAPPSDAQAAESKEIVRGYKWAEYHADIYDKVSGEIHRKGYDCECLGGGRISHQSQDKKIHVYGYSMGCGRAQHSISTEKIKAKYPDYEVTWADDGY, encoded by the exons ATGGCGGCGGCGGACCTCTCCGAGATTCCCGACGTGGACATCGACTCCGACGGCGTCTTCAAGTACGTGCTGATTCGAGTCCACTCGGCACCGCCTTCCGACGCCCAAGCCGCGGAGAGCAAAGAGATCGTGCGCGGCTACAAGTGGGCCGAGTACCACG CCGACATCTATGACAAAGTGTCAGGCGAGATACACAGGAAGGGTTACGACTGCGAGTGCCTGGGTGGCGGGCGCATCTCCCACCAGAGCCAGGACAAGAAGATCCACGTGTACGGCTACTCCATG GGCTGTGGGCGTGCCCAGCACTCCATCTCAACAGAGAAGATCAAGGCCAAGTACCCGGACTACGAGGTTACTTGGGCTGACGACGGCTACTGA
- the AJM1 gene encoding apical junction component 1 homolog → MTRTDPPDLLVSTVYQDIKVAAPDPASRRPTCERSMARPAAPTPFNKRHCRSFDFLEALDGPAMEGHGGRGRPEQPPPEPAAPRPRPREGETRRRARSKSAPRATPGLAPAVPASPPVLPRRGRESQRAARIEVSPRREPAYPALRALANELHPIKLQPQRGGPGRIAPLCAAAGRCPPAEQPPGPAPHVRCRLDIKPDDAVLQHTARGPRSSGPSDAAPWVRGAPQLHGLTVPGPRNVALSRTPTPSDSYCADPRALYCDGPLPGPRDYAERRSLPFATPPGPTQFFYTEEPEGYPPGFTVSPGPPFDGYCPRPYATEEPLGPSPRHGGGYYAGEVRTFPIQEPPSRSYYGEATRTYGPTCGPRYVPEELRAHPAVRPFYTEDWGRHRERDALARTYPHPRGSPAWGNWGPRPYSTLQVAPPPDPGPLLASWHGGTGTSPPRLATDSRHYSRSWDNILAPGPHREDPLGRGRSYENLLGREAREPRGASLEARRPPVVVNLSTSPRRYAALSLSETSLSEKGRAGEGLGRAWYVTPEITITDNDLRLAERPSARAWEVSAGRQRPPPPAAADCSASGRQRSLEQLDELITDLVIDSRPPAGPAGERAVDSPGRQVRRLLDLRPAGPGAPTPAPPRSPPASAGSAEEPAGSGEAADASPEPSADEDDLMTCSNARCRRTETMFNACLYFKSCHSCYTYYCSRLCRREDWDAHKARCVYGRVGSVCRHVLQFCRDSRPVHRAFSRIARVGFLSRGRGVLFLGFPSPGSADNFLRFGLEGLLLSPTYLSLRELATHAAPLGSYARELAAAGRLYEPAECFLLSVSVAVGPSAAPPGTPARSTPAPRSAGPTVRKFAKVALAAGSPARPPPLRGREPDMETLILTPPPGTAGLDQEGEAGRRAREVAFIHIQRELRLRGVFLRHEFPRVYEQLCEFVEANRRFTPTTIYPTDRRTGRPFMCMIMAASEPRALDWVTSANLLDDLM, encoded by the coding sequence ATGACCCGCACGGACCCACCGGACCTGCTGGTGTCAACCGTGTACCAGGATATCAAGGTAGCGGCCCCGGACCCGGCGTCACGGCGCCCGACATGTGAGCGCTCCATGGCTCGGCCTGCTGCGCCCACGCCTTTCAACAAGCGCCACTGTCGCAGCTTCGACTTCCTGGAGGCGCTGGACGGGCCGGCCATGGAGGGCCACGGAGGGCGTGGGCGCCCGGAGCAGCCGCCCCCGGAGCCTGCCGCACCGCGGCCCCGGCCCCGCGAGGGGGAAACTCGGCGCCGCGCCCGCTCCAAGAGCGCGCCACGCGCGACCCCGGGCCTAGCGCCCGCCGTACCCGCTTCACCCCCGGTGCTGCCGCGCCGAGGCCGGGAGTCCCAGCGAGCCGCACGCATCGAGGTGTCGCCGCGCCGGGAACCCGCGTACCCTGCGCTGCGCGCGCTTGCCAACGAACTGCACCCAATCAAGCTGCAGCCGCAACGAGGCGGTCCCGGCCGCATCGCGCCCCTATGCGCTGCGGCCGGCCGCTGCCCGCCGGCGGAGCAGCCCCCGGGGCCCGCCCCGCACGTCCGCTGCCGCCTGGACATCAAGCCGGACGACGCAGTGCTGCAGCACACCGCCCGGGGTCCGCGGTCCTCCGGGCCCTCAGACGCTGCACCTTGGGTCCGCGGAGCCCCGCAGCTGCATGGCCTCACGGTGCCAGGGCCTCGGAACGTGGCGCTGTCCCGCACGCCCACTCCCAGCGACTCCTACTGTGCGGACCCTCGGGCGTTGTACTGCGACGGGCCCCTGCCTGGGCCCCGGGACTATGCCGAGCGCCGCAGCCTGCCCTTCGCCACCCCACCAGGCCCCACGCAATTCTTCTACACCGAAGAGCCAGAGGGCTACCCTCCCGGCTTTACGGTCAGCCCAGGACCTCCCTTTGACGGCTACTGCCCCAGGCCCTATGCGACTGAGGAGCCCCTTGGGCCCAGCCCTCGGCACGGGGGCGGATACTATGCAGGAGAAGTCCGGACCTTCCCGATCCAGGAGCCACCCTCCCGCTCCTACTATGGCGAGGCGACCCGAACCTACGGCCCAACCTGCGGCCCCCGATATGTCCCCGAGGAGCTCCGGGCCCACCCCGCCGTGCGTCCCTTCTACACCGAGGACTGGGGACGCCACCGTGAACGCGACGCCCTGGCTCGGACTTACCCTCACCCGCGCGGTAGCCCAGCCTGGGGCAACTGGGGTCCACGGCCTTACAGCACCCTGCAAGTCGCGCCACCCCCTGACCCCGGGCCGCTGCTCGCCTCGTGGCATGGCGGCACGGGCACCAGCCCACCGCGGCTGGCCACAGACAGCCGCCACTACTCACGCTCCTGGGACAACATTCTGGCTCCTGGGCCGCACCGGGAGGACCCCCTGGGTCGGGGCCGCAGCTATGAGAACCTGCTGGGGCGCGAGGCGCGCGAGCCACGAGGCGCATCCCTCGAAGCCCGGCGCCCGCCGGTCGTTGTGAACCTGTCCACCTCGCCCCGGCGTTACGCAGCGCTATCACTGTCCGAGACGTCGTTGTCGGAGAAAGGTCGCGCCGGCGAAGGCCTGGGCCGCGCCTGGTACGTCACGCCAGAGATCACCATCACCGACAACGACCTGCGCCTCGCGGAGCGCCCATCTGCCAGGGCCTGGGAAGTGTCTGCGGGCCGCCAGAGGCCGCCACCGCCAGCGGCCGCCGACTGCTCTGCCTCGGGTCGCCAGCGCAGTCTGGAGCAGCTGGACGAGCTCATTACAGACCTAGTCATCGACTCGAGGCCCCCAGCGGGCCCGGCCGGCGAGCGCGCGGTCGACAGTCCGGGCCGCCAGGTGCGCCGCTTGCTGGATCTGCGGCCCGCGGGACCCGGGGCCCCCACGCCTGCGCCGCCGCGCTCGCCGCCTGCCTCCGCCGGCAGCGCCGAGGAGCCGGCGGGCTCGGGGGAGGCGGCCGACGCGTCGCCGGAACCCAGCGCCGACGAGGACGACCTGATGACCTGCTCGAACGCGCGCTGCCGGCGCACCGAGACCATGTTCAACGCCTGCCTCTACTTCAAGTCGTGCCACAGCTGCTACACCTACTACTGCTCGCGCCTGTGCCGCCGCGAGGATTGGGACGCGCACAAGGCGCGCTGCGTGTACGGCCGCGTGGGCAGCGTGTGCCGCCACGTGCTGCAGTTCTGCCGCGACAGCCGCCCGGTGCACCGCGCCTTTTCGCGCATCGCGCGCGTCGGCTTCCTATCGCGCGGCCGCGGCGTGCTCTTCCTAGGTTTCCCGAGCCCCGGCTCCGCCGACAACTTCCTGCGCTTCGGCCTCGAGGGGCTGCTGCTGTCGCCCACCTACTTGTCTCTGCGCGAGCTGGCCACGCACGCGGCGCCCCTGGGCAGCTACGCGCGCGAGCTGGCGGCCGCCGGGCGCCTCTACGAGCCGGCCGAGTGCTTCCTGCTCAGCGTGTCCGTGGCCGTGGGCCCCAGCGCCGCGCCCCCCGGGACCCCCGCCCGGTCGACGCCCGCGCCCCGCAGCGCCGGCCCCACGGTGCGCAAGTTCGCCAAGGTGGCTCTGGCAGCCGGCAGCCCCGCGCGCCCGCCGCCGCTGCGGGGCCGCGAGCCCGACATGGAGACCCTGATTCTGACGCCGCCGCCTGGCACGGCGGGCCTGGACCAGGAAGGCGAGGCCGGCCGCCGCGCACGGGAGGTGGCCTTCATCCACATCCAGCGCGAGCTGCGCCTGCGCGGCGTCTTCCTGCGCCACGAGTTCCCACGCGTCTACGAGCAGCTCTGCGAGTTCGTCGAGGCCAACCGGCGCTTCACGCCCACCACCATCTACCCCACAGACCGACGCACTGGCCGCCCCTTTATGTGTATGATCATGGCCGCCTCCGAGCCGCGCGCGCTCGACTGGGTGACCAGCGCCAACCTGCTGGACGACCTCATGTGA
- the RABL6 gene encoding rab-like protein 6 isoform X4, with amino-acid sequence MWLTKAESEMALDAEFLDVYKNCNGVVMMFDITKQWTFNYILRELPKVPTHVPVCVLGNYRDMGEHRVILPDDVRDLIDHLDRPPGASYFRYAESSMKNSFGLKYLHKFFNIPFLQLQRETLLRQLETNQLDVDATLEELSVQQETEDQNYEIFLEMMDARSRGHASPLVANGQSPASGSQSPVVPPGTTSTGSSSPGTPQPAPPPLAIPSTCPTPLSLAAPAPLAEALLPPTPAPAPPQRRSIISRLFGTSSAAEPAPSPPEPAPSTEAPVKVPNVEDFVPEDSLDRSFLEDAAPPKDEKAKASPQDSDSDGEAPGGNPMVAGFQDDVDLEDRPPSRPLLPMDPLPSKHITLSSEEEAEGPESPPKATVLGPQPCLEPEMKRSSKKTLKPQAEAAPSPAQEPQVLDSPLTSERHALEMPASRATAATGGPLRRPEGTKAEQAASSESDTEGPIAAQMLSFVMDDPDFESEESDVPRRMNEFPVREDLSDLTDEDVGPAQPPRPLQPPTPSFRPKNDTDLFGLGLREPGPRDSSDEDKVGKPPSREKKKKKKKKEEEEKAAKKSKHKKGKDKEEGKEEKRKKKKAPRSKKEATDELEAFLGGGAPGSQHRGGGDYEEL; translated from the exons GCAGAGTCCGAGATGGCCCTGGATGCTGAGTTCCTGGATGTGTACAAGAACTGCAACGGAGTGGTCATGATGTTTGACATCACCAAGCAGTG GACCTTCAACTACATCCTGCGTGAGCTGCCCAAAGTGCCGACCCACGTCCCTGTGTGCGTGCTGGGCAACTACCGTGACATGGGCGAGCACCGGGTCATCCTGCCTGACGATGTGCGTGACCTCATTGACCACCTGGACAG GCCCCCAGGTGCCTCTTATTTCCGCTATGCCGAGTCTTCCATGAAGAACAGCTTTGGCCTGAAGTACCTTCACAAGTTCTTCAACATCCCGTTTCTGCAGCTGCAG AGAGAGACGTTGCTGCGGCAGCTGGAGACCAACCAGCTGGACGTGGACGCCACGCTGGAGGAGCTGTCGGTGCAGCAGGAGACCGAGGACCAGAACTACGAGAT CTTCCTTGAAATGATGGATGCCCGCAGCCGTGGCCACGCATCCCCCTTGGTGGCCAATGGGCAGAGCCCAGCCTCTGGCTCCCAGTCGCCCGTTGTACCTCCAGGCACCACATCCACCGGGAGCTCCAGCCCCGGCACACCCCAGCCCGCCCCGCCACCCCTCGCCATCCCTTCCACCTGCCCCACCCCACTGTCCCTGGCAGCCCCGGCACCCCTGGCCGAGGCCCTGCTGCCCCCTACTCcagcccccgccccaccccagagGCGCAGCATCATCTCGCGGCTGTTTGGGACCTCATCTGCAGCCGAGCCAGCTCCCTCACCTCCAG AGCCTGCACCATCCACAGAGGCCCCAGTAAAGGTCCCAAATGTGGAGGACTTTGTTCCTGAAGACAGTCTGGACCGTAGCTTCCTGGAGGATGCAGCCCCCCCAAAGGATGAGAAGGCCAAGGCCTCACCACAGGACAGCGACAG TGATGGGGAGGCCCCAGGTGGGAACCCAATGGTGGCAGGTTTCCAGGACGACGTGGACTTGGAAGACAGGCCACCCAGCAGACCCCTGCTGCCCATGGACCCCCTCCCCAGTAAGCACATCACTCTGTCTAGTGAAGAGGAGGCTGAGGGTCCTGAAAGTCCACCCAAAGCCACCGTCCTGGGCCCCCAGCCATGCCTGGAGCCAGAGATGAAAAG GTCTTCCAAAAAGACCCTGAAGCCCCAGGCCGAGGCGGCACCCTCACCAGCTCAGGAGCCTCAGGTGCTGGACAGTCCCTTGACGTCCGAGAGGCATGCCCTTGAGATGCCGGCATCCAGGGCCACAGCCGCCACTGGGGGCCCCCTCCGCAGACCCGAGGGGACTAAGGCTGAGCAGGCAGCATCATCCGAGAGCGACACCGAGGGGCCCATTGCCGCCCAAATGCTGTCCTTTGTCATGGACGACCCTGACTTCGAGAGTGAGGAGTCGGACGTACCACGGAGAATG AATGAGTTCCCAGTCCGTGAGGACCTCTCCGACCTGACCGATGAGGACGTTGGCCCAGCACAACCACCCCGACCACTCCAGCCGCCCACACCCTCCTTCAGACCCAAGAATGACACCGACCTCTTCGGACTGGGCCTCAGGGAGCCAGGCCCCAGGGACAGCAGCGATGAAG ATAAGGTTGGCAAGCCTCCCTccagagagaagaagaagaagaagaagaagaaggag GAGGAAGAAAAGGCTGCGAAGAAGAGCAAGCACAAGAAGGGCAAGGACAAGGAggagggcaaggaggagaagagaaaaaaaaagaaggcacctCGGAGCAAGAAGGAGGCCACTGATGAGCTGGAAGCCTTCCTGGGGGGCGGGGCCCCTGGTAGCCAGCACCGTGGTGGCGGGGACTACGAGGAGCTCTAG
- the RABL6 gene encoding rab-like protein 6 isoform X5 — protein sequence MALDAEFLDVYKNCNGVVMMFDITKQWTFNYILRELPKVPTHVPVCVLGNYRDMGEHRVILPDDVRDLIDHLDRPPGASYFRYAESSMKNSFGLKYLHKFFNIPFLQLQRETLLRQLETNQLDVDATLEELSVQQETEDQNYEIFLEMMDARSRGHASPLVANGQSPASGSQSPVVPPGTTSTGSSSPGTPQPAPPPLAIPSTCPTPLSLAAPAPLAEALLPPTPAPAPPQRRSIISRLFGTSSAAEPAPSPPEPAPSTEAPVKVPNVEDFVPEDSLDRSFLEDAAPPKDEKAKASPQDSDSDGEAPGGNPMVAGFQDDVDLEDRPPSRPLLPMDPLPSKHITLSSEEEAEGPESPPKATVLGPQPCLEPEMKRSSKKTLKPQAEAAPSPAQEPQVLDSPLTSERHALEMPASRATAATGGPLRRPEGTKAEQAASSESDTEGPIAAQMLSFVMDDPDFESEESDVPRRMNEFPVREDLSDLTDEDVGPAQPPRPLQPPTPSFRPKNDTDLFGLGLREPGPRDSSDEDKVGKPPSREKKKKKKKKEEEEKAAKKSKHKKGKDKEEGKEEKRKKKKAPRSKKEATDELEAFLGGGAPGSQHRGGGDYEEL from the exons ATGGCCCTGGATGCTGAGTTCCTGGATGTGTACAAGAACTGCAACGGAGTGGTCATGATGTTTGACATCACCAAGCAGTG GACCTTCAACTACATCCTGCGTGAGCTGCCCAAAGTGCCGACCCACGTCCCTGTGTGCGTGCTGGGCAACTACCGTGACATGGGCGAGCACCGGGTCATCCTGCCTGACGATGTGCGTGACCTCATTGACCACCTGGACAG GCCCCCAGGTGCCTCTTATTTCCGCTATGCCGAGTCTTCCATGAAGAACAGCTTTGGCCTGAAGTACCTTCACAAGTTCTTCAACATCCCGTTTCTGCAGCTGCAG AGAGAGACGTTGCTGCGGCAGCTGGAGACCAACCAGCTGGACGTGGACGCCACGCTGGAGGAGCTGTCGGTGCAGCAGGAGACCGAGGACCAGAACTACGAGAT CTTCCTTGAAATGATGGATGCCCGCAGCCGTGGCCACGCATCCCCCTTGGTGGCCAATGGGCAGAGCCCAGCCTCTGGCTCCCAGTCGCCCGTTGTACCTCCAGGCACCACATCCACCGGGAGCTCCAGCCCCGGCACACCCCAGCCCGCCCCGCCACCCCTCGCCATCCCTTCCACCTGCCCCACCCCACTGTCCCTGGCAGCCCCGGCACCCCTGGCCGAGGCCCTGCTGCCCCCTACTCcagcccccgccccaccccagagGCGCAGCATCATCTCGCGGCTGTTTGGGACCTCATCTGCAGCCGAGCCAGCTCCCTCACCTCCAG AGCCTGCACCATCCACAGAGGCCCCAGTAAAGGTCCCAAATGTGGAGGACTTTGTTCCTGAAGACAGTCTGGACCGTAGCTTCCTGGAGGATGCAGCCCCCCCAAAGGATGAGAAGGCCAAGGCCTCACCACAGGACAGCGACAG TGATGGGGAGGCCCCAGGTGGGAACCCAATGGTGGCAGGTTTCCAGGACGACGTGGACTTGGAAGACAGGCCACCCAGCAGACCCCTGCTGCCCATGGACCCCCTCCCCAGTAAGCACATCACTCTGTCTAGTGAAGAGGAGGCTGAGGGTCCTGAAAGTCCACCCAAAGCCACCGTCCTGGGCCCCCAGCCATGCCTGGAGCCAGAGATGAAAAG GTCTTCCAAAAAGACCCTGAAGCCCCAGGCCGAGGCGGCACCCTCACCAGCTCAGGAGCCTCAGGTGCTGGACAGTCCCTTGACGTCCGAGAGGCATGCCCTTGAGATGCCGGCATCCAGGGCCACAGCCGCCACTGGGGGCCCCCTCCGCAGACCCGAGGGGACTAAGGCTGAGCAGGCAGCATCATCCGAGAGCGACACCGAGGGGCCCATTGCCGCCCAAATGCTGTCCTTTGTCATGGACGACCCTGACTTCGAGAGTGAGGAGTCGGACGTACCACGGAGAATG AATGAGTTCCCAGTCCGTGAGGACCTCTCCGACCTGACCGATGAGGACGTTGGCCCAGCACAACCACCCCGACCACTCCAGCCGCCCACACCCTCCTTCAGACCCAAGAATGACACCGACCTCTTCGGACTGGGCCTCAGGGAGCCAGGCCCCAGGGACAGCAGCGATGAAG ATAAGGTTGGCAAGCCTCCCTccagagagaagaagaagaagaagaagaagaaggag GAGGAAGAAAAGGCTGCGAAGAAGAGCAAGCACAAGAAGGGCAAGGACAAGGAggagggcaaggaggagaagagaaaaaaaaagaaggcacctCGGAGCAAGAAGGAGGCCACTGATGAGCTGGAAGCCTTCCTGGGGGGCGGGGCCCCTGGTAGCCAGCACCGTGGTGGCGGGGACTACGAGGAGCTCTAG